The following are from one region of the Salvia splendens isolate huo1 chromosome 2, SspV2, whole genome shotgun sequence genome:
- the LOC121763788 gene encoding transcription factor UNE10-like, protein MNQCVPGWDLDDSTKINASQAVPSLDYEVAELTWENGQLAMHGLGVPRAGGTLESIVSQAAFYPAPLNPTTNAKDPAPWSEHRPNHGGRTTDAMVSCPNGVRGDASRAGCSSTGSRRVVSATCGGMSIDTWEREFGGPGFTSPTASMISPGNTISGGDYTKTSGCVPLHSSSQRNADEEEGRRRDSGKSSVCTKRNRAAAIHNQSERKRRDKINQKMKTLQKMVPRSSKNDKASMLDEVIEYLKQLQAQVHMMSRMNMNMNMNMPSMMLPLALQQQLQMSMMGCMGMGMGMGVMDMSTIPRPSAPWDNGGECLAPPQPPSAAALPDPLASLLACQNQPMTMDAYSRVAAMYQQLQQQLPGSKN, encoded by the exons ATGAATCAATGTGTACCGGGTTGGGATCTTGATGATAGTACCAAGATCAATGCATCTCAAGCCGTCCCTTC ATTAGATTATGAAGTGGCGGAGCTAACATGGGAAAATGGGCAACTAGCCATGCATGGCCTCGGCGTGCCGCGCGCTGGCGGCACGCTCGAGTCCATCGTCAGCCAAGCCGCCTTCTATCCGGCGCCGCTGAATCCCACCACCAACGCCAAGGACCCGGCGCCGTGGTCAGAGCACCGCCCCAACCATGGAGGCAGAACCACGGACGCAATGGTGTCGTGCCCCAACGGCGTCCGTGGGGATGCCAGCAGGGCCGGGTGCTCGTCCACTGGCTCCCGCCGCGTTGTGAGCGCCACGTGCGGCGGGATGTCGATTGACACATGGGAGAGGGAATTCGGTGGGCCCGGGTTCACGTCACCCACGGCGTCGATGATTTCGCCGGGAAACACTATCTCCGGCGGAGACTACACGAAGACATCCGGCTGCGTTCCCCTTCACAGCAGCTCTCAG AGAAACGCAGATGAGGAGGAGGGCAGGAGAAGAGACAGTGGAAAGTCTTCAGTTTGCACAAAAAGGAATAGGGCGGCAGCAATTCATAACCAATCCGAACGT AAACGAAGAGACAAAATCAATCAAAAAATGAAGACGTTGCAAAAAATGGTCCCACGTTCCAGCAAG AATGACAAAGCATCAATGTTGGATGAGGTGATAGAGTACTTGAAGCAATTGCAAGCTCAAGTGCACATGATGAGTAGGATGAACATGAACATGAACATGAACATGCCATCCATGATGTTGCCATTAGCTTTGCAGCAGCAGCTTCAGATGTCGATGATGGGGTGCATGGGCATGGGCATGGGGATGGGGGTCATGGACATGAGCACCATCCCCCGTCCCTCAGCGCCATGGGACAACGGTGGGGAATGTTTGGCGCCGCCACAACCGCCCTCGGCGGCTGCCTTGCCGGACCCTTTAGCATCACTTCTTGCATGCCAAAATCAA CCAATGACGATGGATGCTTATAGTAGGGTGGCAGCTATGTACCAGCAATTGCAACAACAGTTGCCTggttcaaaaaattaa